The following coding sequences lie in one Thermomicrobium sp. 4228-Ro genomic window:
- a CDS encoding SDR family NAD(P)-dependent oxidoreductase, with the protein MGKLDGRRALVTGAGMGIGRGIALALAQEGAAVALHYAHSRSGAEVAAEEIRRAGGDAFVIGGDLRSVAECRRVVDEAAAALGGLDILVNNAGVTRARPFLDFPEDVYDELFDLNMRGTFFCSQQAARYMVERGGGVILNITSIHGAAGFPRHAAYAATKGAIIAFTRSLAIELAPLRIRVNAIGPGLIEVPRYFEIPGYTTEFGNSLVPWGRVGRPEDVGKAAVFLVSDDAEFITGQVLFVDGGTQARMGLWWEQAEAPQ; encoded by the coding sequence ATGGGCAAGCTGGACGGAAGGCGTGCTCTGGTCACTGGCGCGGGGATGGGCATCGGACGTGGCATTGCGCTCGCTCTGGCGCAGGAAGGAGCAGCCGTCGCGCTGCACTACGCGCACAGCCGCAGCGGAGCGGAAGTCGCAGCCGAGGAGATCCGCAGGGCTGGGGGCGACGCGTTCGTGATCGGCGGCGACTTGCGCTCCGTCGCCGAGTGTCGTCGTGTCGTCGACGAAGCAGCCGCAGCGCTCGGCGGACTCGATATTCTCGTCAACAATGCCGGGGTAACGCGAGCACGACCCTTCCTCGATTTTCCCGAGGACGTGTACGATGAACTCTTCGACCTCAACATGCGAGGCACTTTCTTCTGTTCACAACAAGCGGCGCGGTACATGGTTGAACGAGGGGGCGGCGTCATCCTGAATATCACCTCGATCCATGGGGCGGCTGGATTCCCGCGGCACGCGGCCTACGCCGCGACGAAGGGGGCGATCATCGCCTTTACGCGTTCGCTCGCCATCGAGCTCGCGCCGTTACGCATCCGCGTCAACGCGATCGGTCCCGGTCTGATCGAGGTGCCCCGATATTTCGAGATTCCCGGCTACACGACGGAATTCGGAAATTCGCTGGTACCGTGGGGTAGAGTGGGGCGGCCCGAGGATGTGGGAAAGGCTGCCGTGTTCCTCGTCTCGGACGATGCCGAATTCATCACCGGACAAGTGCTCTTCGTGGACGGGGGCACGCAGGCGCGAATGGGACTCTGGTGGGAGCAAGCCGAGGCACCACAGTGA
- a CDS encoding PIG-L deacetylase family protein, which translates to MKGVQRLLVVGAHAADFVWRAAGVIASVTANGGEAIVLALSYGERGESGELWKEPGQTVERVKAIRREQAERAAAAIGARFLCYDLGDYPLQVDREATERLAQLIREFRPEAIITHTPVDPFNPDHPVANQAVQQARLLSSGAGVASAFETVEPPPLYYFEPHQPELCGFVPNMFVDITPVWEKKLAAMQVMASQQYLQRYYAELGERRANHARRISGIKDIRYAEAFQRVTPLVARVLPGHG; encoded by the coding sequence CGCTGCGGACTTCGTCTGGCGCGCAGCCGGTGTGATCGCGTCGGTCACCGCGAACGGCGGGGAAGCGATCGTCCTCGCACTCTCCTACGGTGAACGCGGAGAATCCGGAGAACTATGGAAGGAACCGGGTCAAACCGTCGAACGGGTGAAGGCGATCCGGCGCGAACAGGCTGAGCGCGCCGCTGCAGCGATCGGGGCACGCTTCCTGTGTTACGACCTCGGCGATTACCCTCTCCAGGTCGACAGGGAAGCGACGGAGCGCCTCGCGCAGTTGATCCGCGAATTCCGTCCTGAAGCGATCATCACGCACACACCGGTCGATCCCTTCAATCCAGATCATCCGGTGGCCAATCAGGCGGTGCAGCAGGCTCGCCTGCTCTCTTCCGGCGCCGGCGTTGCCAGCGCCTTCGAGACTGTCGAGCCACCACCTCTGTACTACTTCGAACCGCACCAGCCGGAACTATGCGGCTTTGTCCCCAACATGTTCGTCGACATCACGCCGGTATGGGAGAAGAAGCTCGCTGCCATGCAGGTCATGGCTTCTCAGCAGTACTTGCAACGGTATTACGCCGAACTCGGCGAGCGTCGCGCCAATCACGCCCGCCGTATATCCGGCATCAAGGACATCCGCTACGCTGAAGCGTTCCAGCGTGTCACACCGCTCGTGGCTCGCGTACTCCCCGGCCACGGCTAA
- a CDS encoding VOC family protein, whose product MNDVTLYIGEPSFDMAHLAHLELTTPVLDESVRFFVEYMGMYVTEQRGNSVYLRGWDDYAHHTLKLTVGPVPAMEHFAYRVSTPEALQRRVALLEQSGLGLGWIDGDAGHGPAYRFRTPDGHIGELIWEIEWYQPTPETKPALKNQASRFPARGCNVRRLDHINVFAADVRSTRIFLQKYLGLKLTECIIFDDGSEKGAWVTSNNKGYEIAVTEDGTGARGRFHHVCYAVDTREEVLRAADIAIEFGYKIEYGPHKHAVQQTVFLYVIEPGGHRVEIGCPGARLVVAPDWKPIVWTEEERKRGQAWGLPTVATFHTHGTPPVAVAR is encoded by the coding sequence ATGAACGATGTGACCCTCTATATCGGTGAACCGAGCTTCGATATGGCCCACCTTGCCCATCTCGAACTCACGACTCCGGTACTCGATGAAAGCGTTCGGTTTTTCGTCGAGTACATGGGGATGTACGTGACCGAGCAGCGAGGGAACTCGGTGTATCTACGCGGGTGGGACGACTACGCGCACCACACCCTCAAGCTTACAGTCGGTCCGGTTCCCGCGATGGAACACTTCGCCTACCGGGTCAGCACGCCCGAGGCACTCCAGCGCCGTGTCGCACTCCTCGAGCAGTCGGGCCTCGGCTTGGGCTGGATCGACGGCGATGCCGGTCACGGTCCAGCGTATCGGTTCCGAACTCCGGACGGCCATATCGGTGAGCTCATCTGGGAGATCGAATGGTACCAGCCGACACCGGAAACGAAGCCAGCTCTCAAGAATCAAGCCTCCCGCTTCCCCGCTCGCGGCTGCAATGTGCGGCGACTCGATCACATCAACGTCTTCGCTGCCGATGTCCGTTCGACGCGGATCTTCCTCCAGAAGTACCTCGGGCTCAAACTGACGGAGTGCATCATCTTCGATGACGGATCCGAGAAGGGAGCCTGGGTGACGTCGAACAATAAGGGGTACGAGATCGCGGTCACCGAGGACGGCACGGGCGCCCGCGGCCGTTTCCACCATGTCTGCTACGCGGTCGACACCCGCGAGGAGGTGCTTCGCGCTGCCGATATCGCGATCGAGTTCGGTTACAAGATCGAATACGGCCCGCACAAGCATGCGGTGCAGCAGACCGTATTCCTCTACGTGATCGAGCCGGGCGGTCACCGTGTCGAGATCGGCTGCCCGGGCGCGCGCCTCGTCGTCGCCCCAGACTGGAAGCCGATCGTCTGGACAGAGGAAGAGCGGAAGCGCGGTCAGGCCTGGGGCCTTCCGACTGTGGCTACCTTCCACACACACGGCACGCCACCGGTCGCGGTCGCCCGCTAG
- a CDS encoding 4-carboxy-4-hydroxy-2-oxoadipate aldolase/oxaloacetate decarboxylase, with amino-acid sequence MTEVRQATVPDATALELSRAFAELGVATVYEASGREGLIDIPLIPLLPDRRVAGPALTVLCGQGDNLMVHAVMERVYPGAVLVLTMPEPEPVALVGELLAIQAKVRGAAALLVDAAVRDVDELRAMDLPVWTRFIRVRGATKDKIGQLEVPVTVGGARVAPGDIVVLDDDGAVVVARNRAEAVLEAARARAEREARMRERLKFGELSFDIHGLRQVVEGQR; translated from the coding sequence ATGACCGAAGTGCGCCAGGCTACCGTCCCCGATGCGACCGCTCTCGAACTTTCCCGCGCATTCGCAGAGCTGGGGGTGGCGACTGTCTACGAAGCATCGGGCCGTGAGGGCTTGATCGATATTCCGCTCATCCCCTTGCTTCCGGACCGTCGTGTCGCAGGCCCAGCATTGACAGTCCTCTGCGGGCAGGGTGACAACCTCATGGTGCATGCAGTGATGGAACGCGTCTATCCTGGTGCTGTTCTGGTCCTCACGATGCCGGAGCCGGAGCCCGTCGCCCTGGTTGGCGAACTCCTCGCGATCCAGGCCAAGGTTCGTGGTGCAGCGGCGCTCCTCGTCGACGCAGCGGTCCGCGATGTCGACGAACTGCGGGCGATGGATCTGCCGGTGTGGACGCGATTCATTCGGGTGCGTGGAGCGACGAAAGACAAAATCGGTCAACTCGAGGTTCCGGTGACAGTGGGCGGTGCACGCGTGGCCCCGGGTGACATCGTCGTCCTCGACGACGACGGGGCTGTCGTGGTTGCACGGAACCGAGCTGAAGCGGTCCTCGAAGCAGCCCGCGCCCGTGCCGAGCGCGAAGCGCGGATGCGTGAGCGACTGAAGTTTGGGGAACTGAGCTTCGATATCCACGGCCTGCGCCAGGTCGTCGAGGGACAACGGTGA
- a CDS encoding CapA family protein, whose translation MTSHDNLVQDLPVAALPAILDGTIDDWQALGSVESLPIARVSVRDEGFVFSNPLAVVARVPELLTLAQPGVLAFVEPTAIHPRLSVLTLDSRDPLRQAHGAAIPEVLTEWLVVEGPVQLLPDEAQLPVTIDRPRFLTVTVVGDMILGRTVHRIMERLDDWQAPFRDVADELARSDLTIGNLECALSDRFPPPDDPYTMRFLTFPRAVDGLTLAGIDAVSLANNHSMDFGADALRDTQAALDRAGISWFGAGDDLRQASEPAVLRVGNVTIALLGFDGISAQWSGATETTAGTAPLEPEIVATAIRRAADCADIVIPYFHWGVEYTLIPTETQRRIAHLAIDSGATLVVGSHPHWVQGIEWYRGRPIFYSLGNFVFDQEWSFETKQGLILHLWFSGAELRRYHLVPVIIQDYHRPRLARSDEASVILRRVRESSQALS comes from the coding sequence GTGACCTCGCACGACAATCTGGTGCAGGATCTACCGGTCGCGGCGCTTCCAGCCATTCTGGATGGAACGATTGACGACTGGCAAGCTCTTGGCAGTGTCGAATCGCTCCCGATCGCACGTGTTTCGGTTCGAGACGAGGGATTCGTGTTCTCCAATCCGCTCGCCGTCGTTGCGCGAGTTCCAGAACTGTTGACTCTGGCACAACCAGGCGTGCTGGCCTTCGTCGAGCCGACCGCGATCCACCCTCGACTCTCGGTACTCACGCTCGATAGTCGCGACCCGCTCCGTCAGGCGCACGGTGCAGCCATTCCGGAGGTACTGACCGAGTGGCTCGTCGTCGAGGGACCAGTGCAGCTGCTGCCCGACGAAGCTCAGCTTCCCGTTACGATCGATCGGCCGCGTTTCCTGACTGTGACGGTCGTCGGTGACATGATTCTCGGTCGCACCGTCCATCGCATCATGGAGCGTCTCGACGATTGGCAGGCTCCCTTTCGCGACGTTGCCGACGAGCTCGCTCGGAGCGACCTGACGATCGGAAACCTCGAGTGCGCTCTGAGCGACCGCTTCCCTCCACCCGACGATCCATACACGATGCGCTTTCTCACCTTCCCGCGAGCAGTCGACGGCTTGACGCTCGCTGGTATCGATGCGGTCAGTCTCGCCAACAACCACAGCATGGACTTCGGTGCGGACGCACTGCGTGACACGCAGGCCGCCCTCGACCGAGCCGGCATCAGCTGGTTCGGAGCGGGGGACGATCTGCGACAGGCGAGTGAGCCAGCGGTACTCCGCGTCGGGAACGTCACCATCGCTTTGCTCGGTTTCGACGGTATTTCCGCACAGTGGTCTGGAGCGACGGAAACGACTGCTGGCACGGCTCCACTCGAACCCGAGATCGTTGCGACTGCCATCCGTCGAGCAGCCGATTGCGCGGACATCGTAATACCGTACTTTCATTGGGGAGTCGAATACACGCTCATCCCGACCGAAACCCAACGGCGGATCGCGCATCTCGCGATCGATAGCGGAGCGACGCTCGTCGTCGGTTCGCATCCGCACTGGGTCCAGGGAATCGAGTGGTACCGTGGGAGACCGATCTTCTACTCGCTCGGAAACTTCGTTTTCGACCAGGAGTGGTCGTTCGAAACGAAGCAAGGCTTGATCCTTCATCTCTGGTTTTCCGGAGCCGAACTCCGTCGCTACCACCTCGTGCCAGTGATCATCCAGGACTACCACCGCCCTCGCTTGGCACGAAGCGACGAGGCTTCGGTGATCCTGAGACGAGTCCGCGAGTCCTCGCAGGCGCTTTCCTGA